The Rhodococcus rhodochrous DNA window GGAGGAGCTTCTCGGCCGTCCGCAGATGAATTCCGCCTCTGTCCATTGCGCAGCGGTCCTCCGACGGGTAGAAGTGTCGGATGCCCAGCACGCTCATCGAGGTTCGTACCCGCCACGACCGCGACGTCGAGACCGGCATGATCGACGCAGTCCACGACGCGCTCGTCGCCGCCTTCCGAATCCCGGCGGCCGACAAGCACATCCGGCTCGTGGTTCACGAACCCGGACGCTTCGCGGTGCCGCCGACCCTGACCTCGCCCGAGCTCTACACCCTCGTGATCGTCGACTGCTTCGCCGGGCGCAGCGTGGACGCCAAGCGTCACCTCTACCGCGAGATCACCGAGCGGCTGGGCGCATTCGCGATCCCCGCCGACCACGTGACCGTGATCGTGCGCGACATCCCGACCGAGAGTTGGGGGATCCGCGCCGGACAGGCTGCCTGCGATGTGGACCTCGGCTTCACCGTCGACGTGTGAGGACTGCTCTTATGGAGAGAACTGCGCGTTGGGGAGGGCGGAGGGTTCGAGGGACCCGAGATTCTCGACCACATCCCACAGTGGGTCGTCGAATCCGATGTCGTAGGTGCAGTCGCCTTCCCTCGGGTCGGGCACGAACGCCCACAGCAGTGCACCCGCGGTGCCGGCGGCGCGTTGGCCCTCGATCTTCGTGGTGATGTGGTCGGCGCGGTCACCGAGCGCCCCGCAGGACCCGGCGAGTTCGCCGATCTCCGCCACGA harbors:
- a CDS encoding tautomerase family protein; translation: MPSTLIEVRTRHDRDVETGMIDAVHDALVAAFRIPAADKHIRLVVHEPGRFAVPPTLTSPELYTLVIVDCFAGRSVDAKRHLYREITERLGAFAIPADHVTVIVRDIPTESWGIRAGQAACDVDLGFTVDV